The following proteins come from a genomic window of Actinomarinicola tropica:
- a CDS encoding LLM class F420-dependent oxidoreductase: MSATTMDLGRVGIWTGAMDAMPSSDAAGFARLIEELGFRTLWIPETVGRDPMVNATLLLERTSTLQIATGIANVYARDAVTMANTQRAIEEAFPGRFLLGLGVSHAHLVDRVRKHDYSKPYSYMVDYLTDMDGSIFRAVGPEQLPQARVLAALGPKMLELAATKANGAHPYFVPVEHTARAREIMGPDATLAPEQMVVLDTDPTTARETARKNMSVYLRAPNYVNNLKRFGFTDEDVVADAPSDRLVDAIVAWGDVDAIVDRVRAHHDAGADHVAVQVLAAGTFVPPEDQLRELAAALL; encoded by the coding sequence ATGAGCGCCACGACCATGGACCTGGGCCGGGTCGGCATCTGGACCGGGGCGATGGACGCCATGCCGTCGTCCGATGCCGCCGGGTTCGCCCGTCTGATCGAGGAGCTGGGCTTCCGTACGCTCTGGATCCCCGAGACCGTCGGGCGCGACCCGATGGTCAACGCCACGTTGCTGCTCGAGCGGACCTCGACGCTGCAGATCGCCACCGGCATCGCCAACGTCTACGCCCGCGACGCCGTCACCATGGCCAACACCCAACGGGCCATCGAGGAGGCGTTCCCCGGCCGGTTCCTCCTCGGCCTCGGCGTGAGCCACGCCCACCTCGTCGACCGCGTCCGCAAGCACGACTACTCCAAGCCGTACTCCTACATGGTCGACTACCTCACCGACATGGACGGCTCGATCTTCCGTGCCGTCGGTCCCGAGCAGCTGCCCCAGGCTCGGGTGCTCGCCGCCCTCGGCCCGAAGATGCTCGAGCTCGCGGCCACGAAGGCCAACGGCGCCCACCCCTACTTCGTCCCGGTGGAGCACACGGCGCGGGCCCGCGAGATCATGGGCCCCGACGCCACCCTCGCCCCCGAGCAGATGGTCGTGCTCGACACCGACCCGACCACCGCCCGCGAGACCGCCCGCAAGAACATGTCGGTCTACCTGCGGGCCCCGAACTACGTGAACAACCTCAAGCGGTTCGGGTTCACCGACGAGGACGTCGTGGCCGACGCCCCGAGCGACCGGCTGGTCGACGCCATCGTCGCCTGGGGCGACGTCGACGCCATCGTCGACCGCGTGCGTGCCCACCACGACGCCGGCGCCGACCACGTCGCGGTGCAGGTGCTCGCGGCGGGCACCTTCGTCCCGCCCGAGGACCAGCTGCGCGAGCTGGCCGCCGCGCTGCTCTGA
- a CDS encoding DoxX family protein — protein sequence MSDAAAVDLALLLLRGVVGVVMLAHGVNHIVGGGKIAGTAGWFESLGMRPGRLHAWLASLTEVGAGVLLLLGLATSLAAGGALGVMVVAWVTNHRGNGFFIFRPGEGWEYVMTLSVVSAAIGPLGGGGWSLDHALDLDDTFSGVSGLVLALGPGLLGAAALLAAFWRPPRPTSA from the coding sequence GTGAGCGACGCCGCCGCCGTCGATCTGGCGCTCCTGCTGTTGCGTGGGGTCGTCGGCGTCGTCATGCTCGCCCACGGGGTGAACCACATCGTGGGCGGCGGCAAGATCGCCGGCACCGCCGGGTGGTTCGAGTCGCTCGGCATGCGCCCCGGTCGGCTCCATGCCTGGCTGGCGAGCCTCACCGAGGTCGGCGCCGGGGTGCTGCTGCTGCTCGGCCTGGCGACGTCGCTCGCGGCCGGTGGCGCCCTCGGCGTGATGGTCGTCGCGTGGGTCACCAACCACCGGGGCAACGGGTTCTTCATCTTTCGCCCCGGCGAGGGTTGGGAGTACGTGATGACCCTGTCGGTCGTCTCGGCCGCGATCGGTCCCCTCGGCGGTGGGGGCTGGTCGCTCGACCACGCCCTCGACCTCGACGACACGTTCTCCGGCGTCAGCGGGTTGGTGCTCGCGCTGGGCCCCGGCCTCCTCGGCGCCGCCGCGCTCCTCGCCGCCTTCTGGCGCCCACCCCGACCGACCTCGGCGTAG
- a CDS encoding VOC family protein encodes MAIELNHTIVGAVDAEASARWLAEMLGLDQPVHVGHFWQVRMANGVDLDFASMGDEPVVPQHYAFLISEDEFDEVHGRLLLGDHDIWADPGQRYPGDINHNDGGRGVYFLSNDGHFLEVITRPYGSGSPSA; translated from the coding sequence GTGGCGATCGAGCTGAACCACACGATCGTCGGCGCGGTCGACGCCGAGGCGTCGGCCCGCTGGCTGGCCGAGATGCTCGGCCTCGACCAGCCCGTCCACGTCGGCCACTTCTGGCAGGTCCGCATGGCCAACGGCGTCGACCTGGACTTCGCGTCGATGGGCGACGAGCCCGTCGTCCCCCAGCACTACGCGTTCCTCATCTCCGAGGACGAGTTCGACGAGGTCCACGGGCGGCTGCTGCTCGGCGACCACGACATCTGGGCCGACCCGGGCCAGCGGTACCCCGGCGATATCAACCACAACGACGGCGGCCGCGGCGTGTACTTCCTCAGCAACGACGGCCACTTCCTCGAGGTGATCACCCGCCCCTACGGCAGCGGGTCCCCCTCCGCCTGA
- a CDS encoding GatB/YqeY domain-containing protein yields the protein MTEPIRDRLQAEVLPAMKARDALRLSTLRTTLAAIANAEAVDAAHSRAAVGLHANDVARRDLDEDDVRAVVASIRDELLDAVDEMVAIGRHDLADDRRRQAAILDAHLAC from the coding sequence ATGACCGAGCCGATCCGCGACCGACTCCAAGCCGAGGTCCTGCCGGCGATGAAGGCGCGCGACGCCCTGCGCCTCTCGACGCTGCGTACGACCCTCGCCGCGATCGCCAACGCCGAAGCGGTCGACGCCGCGCACTCCCGCGCCGCCGTCGGGCTCCACGCCAACGACGTCGCCCGCCGTGACCTGGACGAGGACGACGTCCGAGCCGTCGTCGCGTCCATCCGCGACGAGCTGCTCGACGCGGTCGACGAGATGGTGGCGATCGGCCGGCACGACCTGGCCGACGACCGTCGCCGCCAGGCCGCCATCCTCGACGCCCACCTCGCCTGCTGA
- a CDS encoding SRPBCC family protein, translated as MSAAERIAATRRVAAPAGRIFAVVSHPQGHVDIDGSGMLEAAPDATPLTEVGQAFTMHMDREPLGDLPMGKYTVLNRVTRIEPDRLVEWSVGSTDHPKPLGHVYGWELVALDDGTTEVTNYCDWSGLNPKLRDRITFPIVPLEMLERSVERLAVLLADD; from the coding sequence GTGAGCGCGGCCGAGCGCATCGCCGCCACCCGTCGGGTCGCGGCGCCGGCCGGCCGCATCTTCGCCGTCGTGTCCCATCCCCAGGGCCACGTCGACATCGACGGCTCGGGGATGCTCGAGGCGGCGCCCGACGCCACGCCGCTCACCGAGGTGGGCCAGGCGTTCACCATGCACATGGACCGCGAGCCGCTCGGCGACCTGCCGATGGGCAAGTACACGGTCCTCAACCGGGTCACCCGCATCGAGCCCGACCGGCTCGTCGAGTGGAGCGTCGGATCGACCGACCACCCGAAGCCCCTCGGCCACGTCTACGGCTGGGAGCTGGTCGCGCTGGACGACGGCACGACCGAGGTCACCAACTACTGCGACTGGAGCGGGCTGAACCCCAAGCTGCGGGACCGGATCACGTTCCCGATCGTGCCGCTCGAGATGCTCGAGCGCTCCGTCGAGCGCCTGGCCGTCCTGCTCGCCGACGACTGA
- a CDS encoding enoyl-CoA hydratase-related protein, whose protein sequence is MYEQIRYEVDGPMGLITLHRPEALNAWTDVMAREVRDAVGRAAADRDVVAIVITGAGRGFCAGADLGRLEDMAGGERSSPLAETLARGDAPQEIGDFDGTFSYLMATEKPVIAAINGAVAGMAYPFVLCCDLRFMSDDAVMLTAFAQRGLVAEFGLSWLLPRQVGPAVALDLLLSSRTIDGREAAQLGLVNASMPGDELLDHCRAYVQRLADTCSPASMAVMKRQVYEQLHRGLGAAEGDAFVHMAESFRRPDFTEGVMSFLEKRPPSFTRLPAEGS, encoded by the coding sequence ATGTACGAGCAGATCCGCTACGAGGTCGACGGGCCGATGGGGCTCATCACGCTCCATCGGCCCGAGGCCCTCAACGCCTGGACCGACGTCATGGCCCGCGAGGTGCGCGACGCCGTGGGACGAGCCGCGGCCGATCGGGACGTCGTCGCCATCGTCATCACGGGCGCGGGCAGGGGCTTCTGCGCCGGCGCCGACCTCGGGCGGCTCGAGGACATGGCCGGCGGTGAGCGCTCGAGCCCGCTGGCCGAGACGCTGGCACGCGGCGACGCGCCGCAGGAGATCGGGGACTTCGACGGCACGTTCTCCTACCTGATGGCCACCGAGAAGCCCGTCATCGCCGCCATCAACGGTGCGGTGGCGGGCATGGCCTACCCGTTCGTGCTGTGCTGCGACCTGCGCTTCATGAGCGACGACGCGGTGATGCTCACCGCGTTCGCCCAGCGGGGGCTGGTCGCCGAGTTCGGCCTCAGCTGGCTGCTCCCCCGACAGGTCGGGCCCGCGGTGGCGCTCGACCTGCTGCTGTCATCCCGCACGATCGACGGGCGGGAGGCGGCGCAGCTCGGGCTCGTCAACGCGTCGATGCCCGGCGACGAGCTGCTCGACCACTGCCGGGCCTACGTCCAGCGCCTGGCCGACACGTGCTCACCCGCGTCGATGGCGGTGATGAAGCGCCAGGTCTACGAGCAGCTCCACCGTGGGCTCGGCGCCGCCGAGGGCGACGCGTTCGTCCACATGGCCGAGAGCTTCCGGCGGCCGGACTTCACCGAGGGCGTCATGTCGTTCCTCGAGAAGCGCCCCCCGTCGTTCACCCGACTGCCGGCGGAGGGGTCGTGA
- a CDS encoding acetyl-CoA C-acetyltransferase — MTEAWIIDACRTPRGVGKVGKGALADVHPQVLGAATLRALAERNDLDTSIVDDVIWGCSLQVGTQGGALGRMTALDAGWDTTTSGFTLDRYCGSGITAVNLAAGMVASGLEGVVVAGGAEMMSSYAENSSKVRHPFMDKGNPHLRELHPQSNQGVAADAIATLEGISRQALDELGAESQRRAAVAIEEGRFERSLVPVHHPDGTLALDREEYPRPGTTAEKLSQLAPSFEAVADIPLDEDGRTFRSEILRRYPDLEIEHVHHAGNSSGVVDGAGALLLANSEVATANGWTPRARVVAMANVGDDPTLMLNAPVPATRKVLEKAGMTLDDIDLFEVNEAFAVVVEKYIRDLGIDREKINVNGGAIALGHPIGATGSMLVGTLLDELERQDLERGLITMCAAGGMAPAIIIERI, encoded by the coding sequence GTGACCGAGGCCTGGATCATCGATGCGTGCCGCACCCCCCGCGGCGTCGGCAAGGTCGGCAAGGGGGCGCTCGCCGACGTGCACCCGCAGGTGCTCGGCGCGGCGACGCTGCGGGCCCTGGCCGAGCGCAACGACCTCGACACCAGCATCGTGGACGACGTGATCTGGGGCTGCTCCCTCCAGGTGGGCACCCAGGGCGGCGCGCTCGGCCGCATGACCGCGCTCGACGCCGGGTGGGACACCACCACCAGCGGGTTCACCCTCGACCGCTACTGCGGCTCGGGCATCACCGCGGTCAACCTCGCCGCCGGCATGGTCGCCAGCGGCCTCGAGGGCGTCGTGGTCGCCGGCGGCGCGGAGATGATGTCGTCCTACGCCGAGAACTCCTCGAAGGTGCGCCACCCGTTCATGGACAAGGGCAACCCGCACCTGCGCGAGCTGCACCCGCAGTCGAACCAGGGCGTGGCCGCCGACGCCATCGCCACCCTCGAGGGCATCTCGCGCCAGGCCCTCGACGAGCTGGGCGCCGAGTCGCAGCGCCGGGCCGCCGTCGCCATCGAGGAGGGGCGGTTCGAGCGCAGCCTCGTGCCCGTCCACCACCCCGACGGCACCCTCGCCCTCGACCGCGAGGAGTACCCGCGCCCCGGCACCACGGCCGAGAAGCTGTCCCAGCTGGCGCCGTCGTTCGAGGCCGTCGCCGACATCCCCCTCGACGAGGACGGCCGCACCTTCCGCAGCGAGATCCTCCGCCGGTACCCGGACCTCGAGATCGAGCACGTCCACCACGCCGGCAACTCCTCCGGCGTCGTCGACGGCGCCGGCGCGCTGCTCCTCGCCAACTCCGAGGTGGCGACGGCCAACGGCTGGACGCCCCGTGCCCGCGTCGTCGCCATGGCCAACGTCGGCGACGACCCGACGCTGATGCTCAACGCCCCGGTGCCCGCCACCCGCAAGGTCCTCGAGAAGGCCGGCATGACGCTCGACGACATCGACCTGTTCGAGGTCAACGAGGCCTTCGCCGTCGTCGTCGAGAAGTACATCCGCGACCTCGGCATCGACCGCGAGAAGATCAACGTCAACGGCGGTGCCATCGCCCTCGGCCACCCGATCGGGGCGACCGGCTCGATGCTCGTCGGCACGCTGCTCGACGAGCTCGAGCGCCAGGACCTCGAGCGGGGCCTCATCACCATGTGCGCCGCCGGCGGCATGGCGCCTGCGATCATCATCGAACGCATCTAG
- a CDS encoding M20/M25/M40 family metallo-hydrolase produces MDDRLTGQTVELLQTMIRNACVNEGTVESGQEIRNAEVLASFLDGSGADVELFHAAPGRTTLVARVEGSDPSAPSLCLNGHTDVVPVSPDGWSRDPFAAELVDGEIWGRGAVDMLNLTASMAVAVRHLLASGLRPRGDLVLLAVADEESGSRWGARWMAEHHADLITTDFVLTENGGLHGGSDTSPTVSVTVGEKGVAWRRLTVRGTPGHGSMPFRADNALVTAAGVVSRLAEYRPPPMFHELWRRQVAALPVDDETRETLLDPDRIDDLLATMPGPAGHFYSCTHTTFSPNTVTSQSKTNVIPDTVTIDVDVRTLPGEGPEEVEAHLRAALGDDLFARVEVEPLIDDRASTSRTDTPLWDALQRGVARSFDRATLHPQLSVGFTDARVHRELGAIAYGAGLLSPNLSSREFGRRFHGNDERIDVESLGLTTRLWIDVVRDLLG; encoded by the coding sequence GTGGACGACCGACTGACCGGCCAGACCGTCGAGCTCCTGCAGACGATGATCCGCAACGCCTGCGTCAACGAGGGCACGGTCGAGTCGGGCCAGGAGATCCGCAACGCCGAGGTGCTCGCCTCGTTCCTCGACGGCAGCGGCGCCGACGTCGAGCTGTTCCACGCCGCACCGGGACGCACCACGCTCGTCGCCCGCGTCGAGGGCTCCGACCCCTCGGCGCCGAGCCTCTGCCTGAACGGCCACACCGACGTCGTGCCCGTCTCGCCCGACGGGTGGTCCCGCGACCCCTTCGCCGCCGAGCTGGTCGACGGCGAGATCTGGGGACGGGGCGCTGTCGACATGCTCAACCTCACGGCGTCGATGGCCGTGGCGGTCCGCCACCTCCTCGCCAGCGGTCTGCGGCCCCGCGGCGACCTCGTGCTCCTCGCGGTGGCCGACGAGGAGTCGGGCAGCCGGTGGGGTGCGCGCTGGATGGCCGAGCACCACGCCGACCTCATCACGACCGACTTCGTGCTCACCGAGAACGGCGGGCTCCACGGCGGCAGCGACACGTCCCCGACGGTGAGCGTGACGGTCGGCGAGAAGGGCGTCGCGTGGCGCCGGCTCACCGTGCGGGGCACGCCGGGCCACGGGTCGATGCCCTTCCGCGCCGACAACGCCCTCGTCACCGCCGCCGGCGTCGTCAGCCGGCTGGCCGAGTACCGGCCGCCCCCGATGTTCCACGAGCTGTGGCGCCGCCAGGTCGCCGCCCTGCCCGTCGACGACGAGACGAGGGAGACGCTGCTCGACCCGGACCGCATCGACGACCTGCTCGCCACGATGCCGGGGCCGGCCGGGCACTTCTACTCGTGCACCCACACGACGTTCTCGCCCAACACGGTCACCAGCCAGTCGAAGACCAACGTCATCCCCGACACGGTGACGATCGACGTCGACGTGCGCACGCTCCCCGGCGAGGGACCCGAGGAGGTCGAGGCCCACCTGCGCGCTGCACTCGGCGACGACCTGTTCGCCCGCGTCGAGGTCGAGCCGCTGATCGACGACCGGGCCAGCACCAGCCGGACCGACACGCCGCTGTGGGACGCGCTCCAGCGCGGCGTGGCCCGCTCGTTCGACCGGGCGACCCTCCACCCGCAGCTGTCGGTCGGGTTCACCGACGCCCGCGTCCACCGCGAGCTCGGCGCGATCGCCTACGGCGCCGGTCTCCTCAGCCCGAACCTCAGCTCGCGCGAGTTCGGCCGTCGCTTCCACGGCAACGACGAGCGCATCGACGTCGAGTCGCTCGGCCTCACGACCCGGCTGTGGATCGACGTCGTGCGCGACCTCCTCGGCTGA
- a CDS encoding LLM class F420-dependent oxidoreductase, whose amino-acid sequence MKLSMSMSYAGGFLAAVEQVQAYEKAGVDMVWVAEAYGNDAPTLMGYIAAKTERIEIASGILPIYTRTPTLLAMTAAGLDEISGGRAVLGLGASGPQVIEGFHGIPYDRPLQRTREIIDICRMVWRRERLEYDGKAYHLPLPEGQGTGLGKALKIITHPQRADIPIYVASLGPKNVQMTAELADGWLPIFYNPHKANDVWGDDLAAGFAKRSSDLGPLQIVAGGAIGFGDEETAKKVRDANRPMVALYVGGMGARDKNFYNDLFCRYGYEAEAKEIQDLYLSGKKDEAAAAIPDDFLRASSLFGDEGFVREQVQAYKDAGVTALSVAPIGDDPIGVLEKVKAWAD is encoded by the coding sequence ATGAAGCTGAGCATGTCGATGAGCTACGCCGGGGGCTTCCTGGCCGCCGTCGAGCAGGTCCAGGCCTACGAGAAGGCCGGTGTCGACATGGTGTGGGTCGCCGAGGCCTACGGCAACGACGCCCCGACCCTCATGGGCTACATCGCGGCCAAGACCGAGCGCATCGAGATCGCGTCGGGCATCCTGCCGATCTACACCCGCACGCCGACGCTGCTCGCGATGACCGCGGCCGGCCTCGACGAGATCTCCGGCGGCCGTGCCGTGCTCGGCCTCGGTGCGTCGGGCCCGCAGGTGATCGAGGGCTTCCACGGCATCCCCTACGACCGGCCGCTCCAGCGCACCCGCGAGATCATCGACATCTGCCGCATGGTCTGGCGCCGCGAGCGCCTCGAGTACGACGGCAAGGCGTACCACCTGCCGCTGCCCGAGGGTCAGGGCACCGGCCTCGGCAAGGCGCTGAAGATCATCACCCATCCACAGCGCGCCGACATCCCGATCTACGTGGCGTCGCTCGGCCCGAAGAACGTGCAGATGACCGCGGAGCTCGCCGACGGCTGGCTGCCGATCTTCTACAACCCACACAAGGCGAACGACGTGTGGGGCGACGACCTCGCGGCCGGCTTCGCCAAGCGGTCCTCCGACCTCGGGCCCCTGCAGATCGTCGCCGGCGGCGCCATCGGCTTCGGGGACGAGGAGACGGCCAAGAAGGTGCGCGACGCCAACCGCCCGATGGTCGCCCTCTACGTGGGCGGCATGGGCGCCCGCGACAAGAACTTCTACAACGACCTGTTCTGCCGCTACGGCTACGAGGCGGAGGCCAAGGAGATCCAGGACCTCTACCTGTCCGGCAAGAAGGACGAGGCGGCGGCGGCCATCCCCGACGACTTCCTCCGGGCCAGCTCGCTGTTCGGCGACGAGGGCTTCGTGCGCGAGCAGGTCCAGGCCTACAAGGACGCCGGGGTGACCGCCCTGTCGGTCGCGCCGATCGGTGACGATCCGATCGGCGTCCTCGAGAAGGTGAAGGCCTGGGCCGACTGA
- a CDS encoding SDR family oxidoreductase — protein MGALDGRVAIITGAGRGVGREHALLFAHEGAKVVVNDLGGAEDGSGSDATPADEVVAEIRAAGGTAIANHDDVADWEGGQRLINAAIEEFGDLHVLVNNAGILRDRMLVNMTEQEWDAVIHVHLKGHFVPTRWAAAYWREKAKAGEEVKASIINTSSTSGLFGNAGQTNYGAAKSGIASFTTILQDEIGRYGVRCNAIAPAARTRLTMTIPGAADRMGPTDEGWDPSDPANIAPFVAYLATEECRIAGKVFFVRGGEVHMFKPWSIVDAVTKDGYWEVEELAAAADKWADVEFDLGRPFRKG, from the coding sequence ATGGGTGCACTGGACGGACGGGTCGCGATCATCACGGGGGCCGGCCGCGGCGTGGGGCGCGAGCACGCGCTCCTCTTCGCTCACGAGGGAGCGAAGGTCGTCGTCAACGACCTCGGCGGTGCCGAGGACGGCAGCGGCAGCGACGCCACCCCTGCCGACGAGGTCGTCGCCGAGATCCGCGCCGCCGGCGGCACCGCCATCGCCAACCACGACGACGTCGCCGACTGGGAGGGTGGGCAGCGCCTCATCAACGCGGCGATCGAGGAGTTCGGCGACCTCCACGTGCTCGTGAACAACGCCGGCATCCTGCGGGACCGGATGCTCGTCAACATGACCGAGCAGGAGTGGGACGCCGTCATCCACGTCCACCTGAAGGGCCACTTCGTCCCGACCCGCTGGGCCGCCGCCTACTGGCGGGAGAAGGCCAAGGCCGGTGAGGAGGTCAAGGCGTCGATCATCAACACCAGCTCGACGTCGGGCCTGTTCGGCAACGCGGGTCAGACCAACTACGGCGCGGCCAAGAGCGGCATCGCCTCGTTCACGACGATCCTCCAGGACGAGATCGGCCGCTACGGGGTGCGGTGCAACGCCATCGCCCCCGCGGCGCGGACGCGCCTCACGATGACGATCCCCGGCGCGGCCGACCGCATGGGGCCGACCGACGAGGGCTGGGACCCGTCGGATCCCGCCAACATCGCCCCGTTCGTCGCCTACCTGGCCACCGAGGAGTGCCGCATCGCCGGCAAGGTCTTCTTCGTGCGCGGCGGCGAGGTCCACATGTTCAAGCCGTGGTCGATCGTCGACGCCGTCACCAAGGACGGCTACTGGGAGGTCGAGGAGCTCGCGGCGGCCGCCGACAAGTGGGCCGACGTCGAGTTCGACCTCGGCCGCCCGTTCCGCAAGGGCTGA